The genomic interval TTCTGGTCCTGAGACCCACCAACCCACCAGCTCACCAAGCACGCTGTCCCGGAAGCCAGTCTGTTATTCCATGCCTGAATTTGAGCCCTTCATTGCTTAAAACAAATCCTCTGCATGTTTTAAATCTCCGGTTGGTTTTTTCATTTTGCAAATGGTATTAATAGTAACATTCTCTTCAAAAAGCAGTTCTATATAATAGGACCTCATCATGCTCAATAATGTGTAGGGGACTGGCCACCGTTTGTCTCCGGGGCAGCattacaaagaaacaaagccatTTCCCCGGAAGAGATGGTAGAAACGGGCACCTTAAAGCACCTGCATACATCAGAATAAGGCAGCAATACTGGAGAACTGTTCGCAGCCCCCTATGCTACATAATAAGGAAACTCTCATTCCAGATACAGTCTCCTAAGAGAGACACACCATGGACACAGCCAGACACAACACACCCAAACACAACAAAgacagcacaacacacacacaaaagctgtcACTGCTGTACGGTTTATTGTTGCTGCCACCCAAGGGCATCCGATTTCTCCCACAGTTCTTTTTAGGGATGCCTTCCTAGCTCTGCCCATCCACCCTCTGCTTCTTGCTCCTATCTTGCCCCTTGCTGGGTCTGGAAGGGCTTTTTGGTGCCCTCTCTCCAGAACCTCTCTTAGGTGGGAGAGACTCAAGCAGGCCTAGGTCCTGCTTACAACTCCTAATTTCTCCGAAGTCCTGTATCCATTTCTGGGTGTGGTGTCCTGTATCCATTGCTGGGTGTGATGTCCGTGGTCTAGCCTCATCTGTGGAGAGGGAAAGCAAGTGATAAAAGGGACAGAGATCAGAGTTTGAATTCCAGCTTTCCTACTCATATTTTCTGTAACCTTTAGAGAAGTACTTGACTGTATCTGCTTCAGTTTCCCTTTCCATAAACCAAATTTTCTCTCCATTGGCAAGGCTCTATGAgaaactccctccctccccccaaccccccaccccccgccaccaACTCTGGTTGCCAGGGAACTCAGTCAAATATGGGTCTCATATTATTCTAGATGTAGATGACAAcactattttttcatttattgatatgccaatgtgtttgcatgcatgtgtgcccatgtatgtTCTCATGTTCATGTGCTACTTTGAGCATGTGGAGGTCGGTGGACACTGGGGGCACAGAGGTCCTTGTACTGGAAGAGAAGCTCAAAGAACCAGAAGTGTTAATCATGCAGGGTGTCTCCTCAGTGGAGGAGATAAAGTCAAATACTTTCATTCCATCCAGAAATCTGAGAGTGGGTTTTGTTAACAACCTGGTGAGCTTTTTGCTCTGTGTGGAGTCAGACTTCTCCCAGCGTTTGCTCCAGAAGCAGACCTCACTCAAATTCTCCAGAATTATTATCCCAGACTCTTCCCTCCCTAGACCCTTACCCATCCTTAGAAGAGATGTCACATCTGCCTGTTGACCTCCATGGTCAGAGACCACACTAAATTCTAGGCCTTTAGCTCTAAAACCCACTCTCGAGGTCACATGTACTTTAAAAGGAGTGTCTGTGTAGTCACATACCTTACGCTTTACTGTGTTCCTGGAATTTGATGGACTGATCGTTGCCTAGAAACCTCTTCCCAAATTGAACTGTGTTTCAAATATACTGACAATGAACCACCTGGCATCAGACGCCCTGAAATCTGATCCAAGCTAAAGGAGGTCGATCTGAACAGGATTTTCATGCTTACCACTTCCCTGCCTGGACATCTGCAaagccccccaaccccaccccaggaACACAGTTTGCAGTTGGTTCTCTCCCCTTAAATTACGTGCTTTCATCCCGTGGGTCCCAAAGATCAAGCACAGGCTGATCTGCTTGGCTGCAAGTGCctctatctgctgagccatctcactaggaCCAGCTTTCGGTCCTCCACGTCCCACTCTGCACTCTTAGGCCTGTCTCCTCCTCTGCTAGTTCTCTGGCTCTTGACTCCTCACCTCCAGCACTGCCTCAGCGCCAGGCCTTTTTCCTTTCAGAGTTCTGGAATTTGGTCAGCAATTTCCTCTCATGCCCACCAGGGCTAGGACGGTTGGTATTGGCAGCAGCTTCTCTCTTGGTCCGACCTTTCCGACCTCCCCCAACTGGTAGAGCAGGAGGTAGAGGAAACACACAGAGGAGGTATGTGAGGTCAGGACAGGCATATAAATGGCTGGGAGCttaggggtggggagggcagagtGTTAGAGTGTGGTGGTCACACTGTGCATCTGAAGCACTCTACCCTTGCTGTTTACTCTTGTATAGAATGAGATAATCACTTGTGGGTTCTTGGGGCTGAGGAAGACAGAACTCAGTAAAAGAGACTAGAAGGGGTTACTTGTGAGTCGGGAATAGAATAGCTAGGAAAGGGGAGTTGGAGGTAGTGGGTAAGAAGTGGGAGGGCTGACCAAGGAGCTGCCACACAGACCTTACCTACATAAGGATGGGCCAGGCTGTACTGGTCATACTCATCCAGGATTCCATCTTCATCTTCTAGGTTTAGAGGCTGCTGCGAAGGATTGGCTGTTGGTGGCAAGGtagccatcatgcctggtttgCTTTCTCCAAAGTCTTGCCTCTGTTCTGCGTTTTCTGAATGTTTGTCCTCTCCCAGTTCTCTCACCCCTACTTATAACACTGTCTCCAACCTCCACGGTGTAGGCTCCCGCCCCCTAAGCCCTGTCTGATGCAATCTGGCCTTTTCCCAGAACTGGGCCCATAGACACCAGTCCTGAGCAGAGAGGAgcaccctccccttcctcctccctcacagGACTCACCCAAGCCCAGCTGTGTTTTTCCACGTGgaaagctcctgcctctgggggaggagggagcagaCAGGATCTGGGCACAAACAGTCCTTGGGATGGTggccagggagagcagaaggccTCAGATGGGCCACTCCTTCCTACCAGTTCAGCCTCTGCCACAGCTCCTCCTGGGCCTGGGTCAtagctagacagacagacagacagacagacagacacacacacacacacacacacacagaggaattaGTGGCAGCATACACACTGACCCACTTCTTGCTAGATCAGCAGCTCTTGTCACACCCAAGGCTTCTATTTTTATGGAAAGTCCCCTTACTTTACATCAATAGAGTCcccagggacttcctcctcatcCAAGATGGAGGAGAGCTATCTAGAAAGAGCAAATACCCTGAATGCCACATTCTGATTCCTGATCCACCTCTGTCTGCCCTTCTTTCTGACAGAGTTCTATGGAGCCCAGGTTGGCccttgaacttgtaattctcctgcctcactatcctaaatgctgggattacaagtcaGCTCAGATCCAGTGTctcctgtgtgaccttggacacaccactttctctctctgattgcctcagtttccccctttaACAGAAGATAACCCTATCTACCTCCATTGGTGAGTGGCTGAAGGGACATGAGACCTGGAGAAGCCCTTGAAACAGCTGGGAACAGTGTAAGGATTAGTCACCACTTCCATGGTTTCCATACAGTGCCctcactgtgacaaaaaaaagagtggaaaaggggaatttaaaataaaatattgtgggctggggagatgactcagtgggtaaagtacttgtcgccaagcctgacaacctgagttcatcGGTTCATACAGTATGGGAGAGAAAGCCTCtcataaattgtcctctgatccccacatgctcatatgtgtacacacacaataaataagtgtGACTTTCAAAATTTAAGTAATACACTGGTGTGGAGGACATAATGAAATAAGCAGGTATTTATGCTTTGACACCCCTCCCCCTTTGTTTTAGGCAGAGCCACACTTTTTAGCggtggctggcttagaacttgctgtgtagactagaTTTGTGTCTAGTggtgaactcagagatcaacctgcctcttcttcttgagtgctgagtttaaaggtgtgcattaccaCACCCAGCCAGTATGAATTCAAGTATGAATTAATGTGGAACTTTTTCAGTCTATACTGGCCTCCCTTGTGTTATTTGTGTGGATTTGATAAGAATTAGTATGAATTTAAGTTCAAATAAGAAACATGTGAAATGGaattttctactgtttttttattttttatttattttttttaaagatttgtttatttagtttatgtatatgagtacactgtctctgtcttcacacacaccagaagagggcatcagataccactacagatggttgtgagccaccatgtggttgctgggaattgaactcaggacctctggaagagcagtcagtgcttttaaccactgagccatctctccagcctctgttttttattttttaaaaaaagtttttgtacaatgtattctgatcaaggtttctcttccccagctcctcccagaccctccccacccccccaacttTTTACTctttaggaaacaaacaaatcatcatcatcagaaaTGCGAATGAAAACATTAAACCTGGAGGACATGCTGCTCCTAGGTGTGCGGGAGAAGGTCTATTGTAGATGTGAGGgagaacacacacaggaaaacacaatcagaGATATCTGCCAGAGTCCAGggtgaacatggccagcagactgaaCAGGGCCTGTGGCAGAGAtagggagagacagggaagaagaggagagaggaaccTTGGACCAAGTGGCCAAGAGGCAAAAACAGAACCTGGCAACCCAGAGACCAAGAGGTAATAAAAAGGCAAAGATGCTGGCATAGCCAAGTTATATAGAAATCAGAGAAACTGGAGGAAGGGAAGCCCAGCCTTGGGCTGGAGAATTCAGGGTAGCGTGTGGGGTATACCAGCCAGGATGGCTCCTTAACCAGTGCTGGCAATGCCGAGAGAGGCTGGCTGACAGCATCCGATTTGATATCTTAAAAGACACTTTAGTtagccatttgtgtgtgtgtgtgtgtgggggggtgaatcctaacaaaacacacacacacacacacatccataaaaacacaaaatcagaaactataaTATGCAAACGAAGGGCCAATAAGACCAAACTATAGCTGAACAAAACAACATGAGACAAAAAAGTCTATAAAAGTACCACAGTGTTGGCTTCTACTGCTGACCTGGGGCTTACCTGTACCAGTGGTGAATACAGCCAGTGAGACTCTACTGGAGGAAACTAAGCTTTTCTTTGTAAGCAGGTGTTAATTTGGATAGGGGTGGGAATCTGTGTCCATTTTCCCCTCTCAGCACCAGGACCCTATGTGGCTTGAGCCTGGGCAGACCCTGGGCATGCTGCTAgcctgtgagttcacatgtgcatcagtcctgttgtgtctggaagacactgtttccttggtggCATCCACATTTTCTGGCTCTTAACAacctttctacctcctcttctgcatagttGCTAAGCTTGGAGGGAAGGGAAATTTTCTACTCTTGATGGAAGGATCTGAACCCTGTGAGTCACGCTAGCCCACAGAGGGTGCCCACACCAATTCTATCTGTGTTGCTGTCTCCAGGCAGGGAGTTAGACAAAACATTCCAcatctaaaaccaaaacaaaactggatTCCAGTAAAACCAAACCCTCTCAACCCAGGCCAGTCATCAGTTCCTCTGCCCACACCCACAGGCTGTGAACCTCCTAGTTgctttgaagacccccatactcgggagacccttcctcaagcctccggaatcgcgaccacccaaaaatcacaagaaaccatacctggatgcaaccagcagaggtttattaggggaggagccggcggtcaaaaacaacaagctctttagctccaagagcagggtttttggccccgtgtggtgggataaagggtcttttatagcatggggtggggggaggaaggcattttctcgcgcttacacatgattggttgttttacaaattttgaacatagcactgggaagaccaaaggaggggtaaccaagaacagtggaacatttcagagaatctagcccaaatgatctagagtcactttttcaggctatagggctatggccccacctaggtgataacatctttatctgtagtcaggaatgccttcctgccttgggtgaggcttggggaatgtaatccagcaagtgtccttcacctggaatgtgaaggcctgaaatcttattttcagttccgagttctgtaaggtggaaaaatctacacatatttcataaaatggcctttataatttttcactctacagcttcAGTCTCAGTACATGAATTTGATCTGCCCCCCAGGCTTGCTGCAGGACCATGGTTACTCTGGTTAAGAAGAGGCTATGTTTCTGTTTGCTGTTTGCTTccctgaacaaaaacaaaaccaagtttcTGTTTTCCTGATGCCTGTGTCTTGACACAGGCTGCTTTAAAGGCCTGGCACAGGGCCTGGAGAAGTGGCCTGTgggtgagagcacttgctgcacaagaaGAAGCCCTTCCTtaagatcccagcactcaggtaaaaagccaggcatggccatgTACACACCTCTGACCTCAGCACTTCGGACACTAGTGAAGCACACAGAAGGACTGCTTattggctgccagcctagctccaagttcagtgacagaccctgtTTCAGGGAATAAAGCATCCTCTGCcactgtgcatgtgcacacacatacacacacacacacacacatatacacacagaggcgtgcacacatgcaggtgcacacacacaagcatacacacaggtgcacgtgtgcactcacacacaggtgtgcacatgcacaggcacacacacacatacaggtgcacacacacaagcatacacacacatgtatacaaacagaTGCCCATAGAGGCAATGGTTACATCACAgtcccacacaaacatacacacacacacacagacacacacacacacacacacacacacacacacacacacacacacacggtagatagatagatagatagatagatagacagacaggcaggcagacagacagacagatagagtaAAGTAAAATGTAAACCTAGGATATAAGAGTAAAAACAGAAGGTTGCTTGAATCAGACAGAGTAGTGTTGAGCTAATTACAGACCTTATGATGAGACTCCAGAGAGGATAACATTATGGAGCCTGGCCCTGGTGGTGAGAATGATAATTTTTAGTTACTAAGGAGACAAGGCAAATTCAAAGCCTGTCTGGGCTACAAAAGGAGTTTAAGTCTAGCCTGGACCACctggtgagactctgtctcaagacaaaaAGTTAAAAGAAGGCTAGGGATGGGACTCAAGTAGAGAGTAGCAAGTTTAGGGCTCTCAGTTTAATCCCAAGgctgaaaataaacacaaaggaagaaactagaaacaaaaccgcagggtgtggtggtgccaGCTGGAAATCCTACCATTGGAGGCGGCAACAGCAGGATTTCAAAGTCAAGGCTCTGAGAaactttttctcttccatctaaAGTGGCCAGCCCACTGAGAACCAATATTCCATAAATCTCTCCACActgtaaaatgttaaaaaaaaaaaaaaaaaaaaaaaaaaaaaaaaaaccaacaaactttTAATCTACCCTAGCTGGTGTAACTCTTTTTATACAAAACCTCACTAAGTCCAAGAATGTGATGACACAGAGCCCTTCGTTCTCTCCTTTGTGACTATAAATTAGCCAGTCTTTTCAGGTTATGAAGACAAGCCCCCACCAATGAGATGAGACCCAGTCACCACTTGTGTTGGAATAACAATTAAGCGAACTTCCTGCTCCGGTGTGCTTGCTAGCCTGGTTTGGGTCATGACACTATATAAAGAAATCGCTTTGCTGGATTATGTTTGATTTGTGTAGTTCTTTACTGTGACACTAAGTGTAACAaggcctgggttacacagtgagaccctgaccccaaattaacattttaaaaaagttaaaataagcaaagaaacaaaaaccagggcTAATGTATCAAGACAAAGGTGCAGAAAATGATGTCCTTGAGACCTGGGCAGttttatcatcatgacaggaaataTTTCCTCTCCTTTGACATAGGTTATAGGGAAACAGACTGTACACTTACTAGTATCCTGAATGTCCAGCAAGACAGCAGGACAGTGAGGACATgggacacatgaacacacaactGTTCTACCATTCTTTTCCTTCCCAAAGGCACACTGAGAACTCCCTGTTTCATCATGGCGCACCATGCTGTCAACTTCCAAGTTTCAGTTTGTTCCTGTAACTCCAGGACAATGagaatgtctgtatgtgtatgacaGGGCTTAGCCCAGAGCCAACATGTGACTTCCTGTTATTTCCTTATTCTTCAAAGAAGGTAAACAGAGGCTCCAGGGATATTTGTGTCAAAGTCACAGGACCCATGATCTACACACAGACCCCAGCTGGGCGAACAGTGACAAGGGTTTGCACTGAGTCACCTGCCAGGCCTCTCCCTCTGCACTCTCTTCCTTCCTAGGCATTTGAATCTTCTCTGGACCAGGTCTTGTACAGAGCTTGTGGGGAACTTCCTGTGCCTTTTGAAAGCTCTGTGAGATAGGGAGATAGCTGTTCAGTGTAGCAGCACTCATCCCTGTCCAAAGTACCAGGTATATGCCAgccatggtgacacatgcctgtaacccaagcactcaggaggctcaaGTActcaggaggatctcaagttcaagactagcccaggctacataataagactttatcaaaaataaataaagaccaaACCAGGCTAAACCAAAAAACCTCCACACACCAACAGCTGCCACCCTGCTCTAGTTTACTATCTGCACAGCATCCACTTAGCACTAACAAAAGTACCTTACCAGGCATGGcgatgcatgcctttgatcccagcaatccagaggcaaaggtaggtggatcttGAAGTTCAaacccagcttggtctacaatgccacttccaggatagccagggatacacaggaTAACAAACTAAAGtatctttttcactttttaaaaatttgtcctTATTAGAATCAAAGTATTGATTAGTCAGTGGTTAAAAGAGAAGGTTCTGGAATCCAGCTGCCTGGATCCAAGGTTTTAGTTCCACCCTTTGTTGGCTATGTGTCATCAGACAAGTTATTtaacctctctgtgtctttgtttcccCATTTGTAGACCTCAGTGGGGTCTCTTGGAGCTTTAAAAGGACAATTCTTGGGGGTCATGAGATGGTTCATCAGGTCAAAAAGCATTTGCTGTcaggcctgaggacctgagttcaattcctaagacacacatggtagaaggagagacccgCCTCCCATAGATTGTCCTCTAACCTATATAAAGATCTGTGAAACACCTGTgtgcctcccccccccaaccctctgCCCCCAAGGCTCtcttgaaaatacacacacacatacacacacacacacacacacacacacacacatatactcactctCTCTAACTTCAAAGTGAGCAGAATTCTTAGTTTGGTGCTGTGGTGCATGCCGTTAATCTCAGCCTTTTGGAAGGCTGAAGAAGGGGATCACAAGTTGGGAGCTGGTCTAGAACACACAGCAAGAACTCGTCTCCTTTTcacattattctttctttctctttcttttgctttgagacaaggtctcactttgtagccctggctggcatggaattcactgtgtagacccagTTGGTGTTAGACTTAAGAAAAAAGCATTTTCACAACTGTCTAATTAAGAGAACTTTATTGAGAAGTGCACAAGGACTGGCCAGCTGCCTGCCTTACCCTAAGTTGGGGTTTCAGAGAGCAGTCCCTCATTGGCTTTTGGGAACCCTTTTATGAGGAATGGGTTAGGGTTGGTAGACACAGCTGTCCacgctgggcaatggtggtgcatgcttataattccagtgctccagaggcagaggcaggcaggtctctgaattcaaggccagaaaaacaaaacaaaacaaaacaaaaaaaccttgaagGGTcataaaagaagaggaaaagaaaagacagcagTTAGATAATTGGCTGTTAGCACTGGACAGAGAATGGGGGCACTCAGGGCTCAAGGCTGCCTGTGGGGTAAATAAGTGTGACAGGAAACAGCTGTAGGTATAAGTGGCTGCTAGAAAGGAGGCAATAAAAATAAGAGCAAGAATATATCCTGTCAAAGGGGAGCCATCAAGGTACCTGGGAAGACACCCTTTCATACATCTTTGTAAAGCAAAAGGGTGATCATATATTACAGGTTCAGGAGTTTAttaaggcagaagcatgggaacaCACCATGGGGTCATAGGTTCAGGGTAGGTTGAAAATCATGGTTTACAGGATACATTAGGCTTAGGAAACAGAAACTCATTCTTGTAAGCAATAGAGACTTAGTAACAATGTATAATAGTGTAGCTCTTGGTTTGTTTCATACCAGCTTTAAAGTCACAAagagtctctgcctctggagtgacGAGTCAATGACCTGAAACAAAGAGCCTCAGGTGAGCTGAGGAACTCTGGACTGAGCTTCTGATGAATACAGCTGCCTGACAGGAAGTCCACCTCTCTTAAGAACCTTAGTTGGTATTTAACTTGAGACTGCAGGAAACAGATCTACAGAGAGAATTGTTCATCCCTAAAGTTCCCGCTTCTGCCCTATAATCATTGTGATTCCTGAGCCCCCAGCACCTCAGAGTCTCTCTTCCCAAGGAGAGACTCCCATTCCTCAtccttctccccctttttattttcccATCCCCTCATCAAGCCTGAGCTAACACTGAGTACTGGGGCATTTAAGGCATTCACCACCTTGCCTGGCTTTGCTTTTGGGATGTGTGTGAAACAAGTTCTCTCTACATATCCCTGAATATCCtgcaactcactatatagatcaggctggcctcaagctcacagagatctgcctgtttctgcctctgtagtgctggggtgctgggattTTGTACACTACTACACtcagcatgctttttttttttttttttttttttttttttgacagggggTTACTATGTATCATAGGCTGATCTAGAATTCAAAATTCTGCTACCTCctctgtgctaggattacaggtatgtgcgaTTGCACCCAGCTAAGACTCCaccttaagaagaaaaaaatgggtgtgtgtgaggggagCCTATCAGCACAGTGCCTTGAAGATTGTTATTCACTAAGGCAGGCAACTTGCTTATCCTCCATGCCTTGAACACCCAGCTCAGCAAATGACAACCTGACTACTTGGATAAGGTGCATCAGGATTGTGTGTCCAGCTCCTAGATGCTCTGTCTGAAGAGGCAGAGCCACCCCAATAGGCCTCACAGATGATTATGAAGAAGATCCTAGGATATTCTGTGATGGAGTGAGAGTAAACATCCCTGGCTGGGATCttgaaggaataaaagaaaggaaatataaacactgggggtgtggtgggggtgggcacTGGGTGAAAGAATAGGAACCTGAGAGAGGGATTTGTGGTAAAATCTAAAATTCcacttgtggggagctgacagaaggcggctatcatccttgcagccatcttgagccatataccctgacaagagacttgttttcaacagcctacaacagctgagcacactctgataacatcttgttttatatacccaggattttcccttgggtgtgtgtgacttaaagacaagacttaaaggcatgacttaaaggtgtgacttaagaagtgagacttataaaaggcgagaggcagacagaagaagggactggaaacttggaacttggaggcactagggactaggaactagggactaggaactcgagaatatgaactcaagacttgggacttggactaggaacaagggacttggaaagaggaaaaaagagagacgagaataaatgggactgaatcacactctgtctggtctccattcttcgagtccgtcctcactctcttgctgaactctgaccctaGGACCGAAGAAGCAGTAcaagccaggacaatttagcccccaaagcttgg from Arvicanthis niloticus isolate mArvNil1 chromosome 1, mArvNil1.pat.X, whole genome shotgun sequence carries:
- the Nupr1 gene encoding nuclear protein 1, with the protein product MMATLPPTANPSQQPLNLEDEDGILDEYDQYSLAHPYVVGGGRKGRTKREAAANTNRPSPGGHERKLLTKFQNSERKKAWR